Within the Vibrio tasmaniensis genome, the region TCTAAAGATTCTGGTGACTTCGAAGTAGCTCGTGCTGGTTGGTGTGGTGACTACAATGAAGCGTCGTCATTCCTTACGCTAATGAAGAGTAACAACACTACCGGTGGTGTTCACTACGACAGCGCGGCTTACGATCAAATCATTGATAAAGCACTGAACTCGACTTCAGAAGAAGAGCGTAAAGCACTTTACCTTGAAGCTGAGGCGCTAATGGCTAACGATATGCCTATCGCACCTATCTATCAATACGTGAAATCACGTCTACTAAATCCGCACGTTGGTGGCTTCCCTACGAACAACGCGGAAGATAAGATCTTCTCGAAAGACTTATACATCAAGGCTCAATAAGCTTCGATTCTAAAAAGTTAATATAACTATAACGATACAGACACTACATGCGTAATACGCGCATGTAGCGTCTTTCTAATTTTAATTGTCACAGACTGAAAGAGTGAGTTTATGCTTAAATTCATTATGAAAAGGATATTTGAAGCGATTCCAACGATGTTGGTGTTGATCACTATATCTTTCTTTCTCATGCGTTTCGCACCGGGTAACCCGTTTTCAAGCGAGCGTCCATTACCGCCAGAAGTTATGGCTAACATCGAAGCTAAATACGGCTTAGATAAACCAGTATTTGAACAGTACACCACGTACTTAACCAACATCCTTCAGGGTGATTTTGGTCCATCTTTCAAATATCAAGATTACACAGTAAATGAGCTGATTGCTGTAGCACTTCCAGTATCTGCGAAGGTAGGCTTCGTTGCCTTTATCTTTACGCTAATTATGGGGGTCACCGTCGGTACTATAGCCGCGTTGAAGCACAATACCTGGGTCGACTACACCATAATGTCGACTGCCATGCTCGGGGTGGTGATGCCATCCTTCGTGTTGGCACCAGCGCTTATTTACCTTTTCTCCCTGCACTGGAATATATTCCCAGCAGGTGGTTGGCATGGCGGCACCTTCGCGTACATCGTGCTACCTGTTATTGCGATGTCTCTTCTCTATGTCGCTACCTTTGCGCGTATCACTCGCGGTAGCATGATTGAAACTCTAAATAGTAACTTTATCCGTACTGCTCGAGCTAAAGGTCTAAGTTACCGTTATATCGTTCTTAAACATGCGCTTAAGCCAGCAATGCTACCTGTTGTTTCATACATGGGACCTGCGTTCGTAGGTATCATCACAGGTTCAGTTGTTGTTGAAACCATCTTCGGCCTGCCAGGTATCGGTAAGCTGTTTGTTAACGCCGCGTTTAACCGTGACTACTCGTTAGTAATGGGTGTAACCATTTTGATTGGTTTCCTATTCATCTTATTCAACGCAATTGTTGATATTTTACTAGCGCTTATTGACCCGAAAATTCGCTACTAACAGGGACGCATGGTTATGTTGAAGAAAAAAGAAAACTTAGAAGCGATCGAAAAATTCTCTGAGAGTTTGGAAATTGAAGGTCGTAGTTTGTGGCAGGACGCGCGTATTCGTTTTATGCGCAACAAAGCGGCAATGATCAGTCTGTTTATTCTGACGATCATGGTGCTATCAGTAATTTTCTTGCCTATGCTGGCGCAGCATGCTTACGATGATACTGACTGGTACGCAATGCACGTTGGTCCAAATGCGGATCACTGGTTTGGTACCGACAGTTTAGGTCGTGACTTATATGTTCGTACAATGATTGGCGGCCGTATTTCTCTTATGGTTGGTGTGATGGGCGCATTTGTAGCGGTACTGATTGGTACGCTTTACGGTGCAGCTTCAGGCTTCATTGGCGGTCGTACTGACCGAGTGATGATGCGTATCCTAGAGATCTTGTACGCTGTACCATTCATGTTCCTTGTGATCGTACTGGTAACATTCTTTGGTCGTAATATAGTACTTATCTTTGTTGCTATCGGTGCTATTGCTTGGCTCGACATGGCGCGTATTGTACGTGGTCAAACGTTGAGTCTACGTAGTAAAGAATTCATTGAGGCTGCTCACGTATGTGGTGTAAGCAAATGGAAGATCATTACACGTCACATCGTACCAAACGTATTAGGTATTGTTGCAGTTTACTCAACGCTACTTATTCCAAGCATGATCCTTACTGAATCATTCTTATCTTTCCTTGGTCTTGGTGTTCAAGAGCCTATGACAAGTTGGGGCGCACTGTTACAAGAAGGTTCGCAAACAATGGAAGTTGCTATTTGGCAACTGGCATTCCCGGCGGCATTCATGGTAGTTACGCTGTTCTGCTTTAACTACGTAGGTGATGGTCTGCGCGACGCGCTTGATCCAAAAGACAGATAAAGAAATAGCAAATAAAAATACAAAAGCTATAAAAGATTGAAGGAAGCAATGATGAGCTTATTAGATGTCAAAGATCTGCGCGTCGAATTTACCACGCAAGATGGTATCGTAACCGCAGTAAACGACCTGAACTTCTCACTCAACCAAGGCGAAACGCTGGGTATTGTTGGTGAGTCGGGTTCGGGTAAATCTCAAACGGTATTTGCACTGATGGGCCTGCTGGCGAAGAACGGCATCATCTCAGGTAGCGCAAAGTTTGAAGGCAATGAAATTCTTAACCTGCCTGAAAAAGAACTGAACAAAGTACGTGCTGAACAGATCGCGATGATCTTCCAAGATCCAATGACGTCACTGAATCCTTACATGAAAGTATGCGATCAGTTGATGGAAGTACTTATGCTGCATAAAGGTATGGGTAAAGCAGAAGCGTTCGAAGAATCAGTACGTATGCTCGAAGCAGTGAAAATCCCTGAAGCACGCAAGCGTATCACCATGTACCCGCATGAGTTTTCGGGCGGTATGCGTCAGCGTGTGATGATCGCAATGGCACTGCTGTGTCGTCCTAAATTGCTTATCGCTGATGAACCAACAACCGCTTTGGATGTGACCATTCAAGCGCAAATCATGGAATTGCTGAACGAGCTTAAAGATGAGTTCAATACGGCAATCATCATGATTACCCATGACTTGGGTGTTGTTGCTGGTTCGTGTGACAAAGTACTTGTCATGTACGCGGGTCGTACAATGGAATATGGCACGGTTGATGAAATCTTCTACGAGCCAAGCCACCCTTATGCCGAAGGCCTGCTTAAAGCGATTCCTCGTTTGGATACCGAAGGTGAAATTCTACCGACGATTCCAGGTAACCCACCTAACTTACTTCGCCTACCAACAGGTTGTCCTTACCAAGACCGTTGTCACCGTGTAATGGACCGTTGTAAGCAAGAAGCACCAATTCTACAGCCATTTGCTAAAGATCGTCAGCGTGCTTGTTTTTCAGACTGGGAGACTTGGACAAAATGAGTAAAGAATTACTATTAGATATTAAAGACCTAAAAGTTCACTTTAGCATTGCGGCTAAGTCTGCTTGGCCTTGGGCGAAACCATCAAACCTTAAAGCGGTTGATGGGGTTGATGTTCACCTTTACGAAGGCGAAACGCTAGGTGTAGTAGGTGAGTCTGGTTGCGGGAAATCGACTTTTGCACGCGCGATTATCGGCCTAGTTGAAGCGACAGAAGGTCAAGTGATGTGGTTAGGTCAAGACCTGACTAAGATGCAAGAAGTGAAACGTCGTGAGACTCGTAAAGAGATTCAGATGATCTTCCAAGACCCACTAGCATCGCTTAACCCGCGTATGTCAGTTGGCGATATCATTGCTGAGCCTCTCGAGACTTTCTACCCTGAGCTTTCTAAACAGGAAGTGAAGGACAGAGTGAAAGAGATGATGGCAAAGGTTGGTCTGCTACCCAATGTAATTAACCGTTACCCGCATGAGTTCTCTGGTGGTCAATGTCAGCGTATCGGTATTGCACGTGCGCTTATCCTGAAACCTAAGATGATCATCTGTGATGAACCTGTTTCTGCACTGGATGTATCAATTCAAGCTCAAGTAGTTAACCTTCTTAAGGAACTACAGAAAGAACTTGGTTTGTCTTTGGTTTTCATCGCGCACGATTTGTCAGTGGTTAAACACATCTCTGACCGTGTATTGGTGATGTACCTAGGTAACGCAGTAGAGCTTGGTGAATCAGATGCCTTATTCTCTGACCCTAAGCACCCGTACACTAAAGCGTTGATGTCTGCAGTTCCGATTCCAGACCCTCGCCTAGAGCGCAGCAAAACCATTCAAATGTTGGAAGGTGATTTACCGTCGCCAATTAATCCGCCATCAGGTTGTGTGTTCCGTACTCGCTGCCCTGAAGCAACCGAGGCGTGTGCGCAAACTAAGCCAACCATTCAAGGTGATGACGTTCACGCAGTATCTTGCTTGCACGTACAAGTCTAGAGCCTATTTAAAACGGTTCAGCCTGTGACAGGCTTAAGCGCAACTTTTTTATGAGTTGCGCTTTTTTTGTGCCCCAAATTTCTCGTGAACAACCTCCTTCAAATAATTTGAACAACTAAGCCAACTTCTTCTAGTTTTGAAAAAGTTGGCTTTTTTTATACTAGAGAGAAGTATGGATGACAGAGGTTTGGATATGGGCAAGTTAGTTGAAGGTGTTTGGTATGATGTTTGGTACGAGACCAAAGAAAGCGGTGGTAAGTTTGTTCGTGAAGATGCAGGCTTTCGTCACTGGGTAGAGAATAAAGCGGGCGCGCAGTTTCAGCCTGAAAGTGGCCGTTATCACTTATACGTATCATTGGCGTGTCCATGGGCGCACAGAACTCTTATCTTCCGTGAGATTAAAGACCTGACCGATCACATTGACGTGACGGTGGTTTGCCCAGACATGATGAGTGAAGGTTGGCAAATGGGGTTACCTGAACCTCTGTTCGGCCATACTCGTATGCACCAAATCTACACTCAAGCCAAAGCGGATTACTCGGGTCGAGTAACGGTGCCAGTGTTGTGGGATAAGAAAACCAACACCATCGTGAGTAACGAGTCCTCTGAAATTATCCGTATGTTCAACTCAGAGTTTAATGAACTGACAGGCAACACCGATGATTACTATCCGTGGGAACTGGCAAAGAAGATTGATGAGTGGAATGACTATATCTACCCAAACATTAACAACGGTGTGTACCGAACGGGCTTTGCAACGACACAAGAAGCCTACGAAGAGGCGTATGATGCGTTATTTGAAGCCTTAGACAAAGTAGACGCTCACCTTAGCGAACATCGTTATCTAGCGGGTAATGACATCACAGAAGCAGATTGGAGATTGTTTACCACTCTGGTTCGGTTTGATGCGGTGTATGTTGGTCACTTTAAGTGTAACAAGCAGCGAATTTCAGACTACGCCCATATTCAAGGTTACTTAAAAGAGCTCTACCAGGTCGAAGGCATCAAAGAAACGACCGACTTTTATCACATCAAGCGTCACTACTATTACAGCCATACGGGCATTAACCCAACTCAAGTTGTTCCTAAAGGACCTTACCTTGATTTAGAGTCCCCGCATAAACGCAGTTATTTGATTTAACCTACCGGAACATAGCGTCAGGCTGATATCGAATTAAACTTCAAAGGCTTCTCTTTGATTTTGTAGCTCTAGATACTTAACGAGGCCTGTTGCGCTTACCGGGCGCGAGTAGTAGTAGCCCTGAACTGCGCTACAGTACAATTGCTTAATAGACTGCAGCTGTGCTTGAGTCTCAATACCTTCCACGACCAAGTCGAAATTGAAAATACTTGCTAGAGAAGTAATCGCTTCAACCAGTGCAAATTGTCTCTCATCGGTATCAATAGTATCTATAAATGATTTATCTATCTTGATCTCATTGATAGGCAGGGAGGCAATATAGCTTAATGATGAATATCCTGTGCCGAAATCGTCGATGGAAACTTGCATTCCTAGTGCTTGGAAGCGGTTCATTACTTGCGTAACGGCTTGCAGATCTTCGACAAGTACGCTTTCTGTAATCTCTATCTTGATTTTTTCCGGAGACAAAGCGTACTTGGCTGCGAGTTCAGAGAAACGTTCTACCAAGTGGTTGTGAGTAAAAACAGCCGGTGAGAGATTGATCGATAACGATAGGGATACGCCTAGTTGATTATTGATAGTGCTAATATCACGCATGCTGGTTTCAGCGACAAAGAACGTAATGTCATTAATTAGATTCGTTTTTTCCGCCATGCTGATAAATACGTCAGGTGGAATAAATCCTAACTTTTTGTTTTGCCAACGACAAAGCGCTTCTACTCCCAAGACTTCACCTGAATGTATACCTATCTGAGGTTGATAGTGAACGTAAAGCTCCTTGTTATCTAAGGCAGAGTTAAGCGCGTTCTCAATCTCAAGCTTACTGTGTATATCATCGGAAATAGACTCGTTAAATAATTGAATAATGCCTTTGCTTGTACGTTTAGCGAAATAGAGTGCCATATCAGCTTTAGATATTAACATTTCTATATTGTCTGCATGATCGGGGGATAACGATACCCCGATACTTGTCTTAATAGATAGAGCTTCTCCTGCAATGTTGTAAGAGCGTTCGATTGCCTGCTTAATCTTGTTGATAATTGGTGTCAAAGACTCAGCCGTCGGTAGATTGTCTATAATCGCAATAAACTCATCCCCGCCAAAACGGAAATACATTTCATTCGGCTCAGTTAAATGTTGCAAAGTTTGAGCGATATTTTTTAGCAGTTGATCTCCATAGCCATGGCCATGAGCGTCGTTGATATTTTTAAAGTCATCAAGATCGATAAAAAGTACGGCAATTTTAGTAGCATTTTGTACGTTTCTTTCTTGTATGACCGCAAAACTCTCTTTTAATGCAGTTCGATTGTAAAGGCCGGTGAGTGAGTCATGATGAGCTAAGTAAGATAGCTCTTTACGATTTTGCTCCAATTTATGGAAATCACGCCTAATTTGGCCTTGGAACGTGGTAAAGCGACGTGCAATGGCATTACTGGTATAGAAACTAAGAATCAGTAGGGTAGCGAAGCCTGCTGTACTGTACATGATGAGTTCGATGGTATCGTGTTTTAACGACTCTTCTGTTAGCTGCTTATGAGCGATGGAGTACTGTTCAATTGCTTGGGTGTAAGCGCTACCAACAATATACCAACCCCAATCGTCTATTTTCGTCACATAGTTAATCGTACTTGTTGAGCGATTATTGGCAAGCTCTGTGCCTAAAGTCACAAACCGCTCTTGGTCTGTTTCAAGGGCATTTTCACTTTGAATGAATGACTGAAACATAGGGTGCTTTGTTCCAACTAGCTCTGGTGACTCATGGGCAAGGAATACGCCTTGTTTGTCGAGCACGAAAAGCTGATCCGAATCTGGCAGTTTCAAACTTTTTAACCAGTTGAGTGATTGTTGTTTTAAATCATTTTCAACATCAACGACGTAATCGCCTGAGCTAATAATCCACTCTAACGGTTCAAAATAGGTCGAATACCCAATTTTCTCGTATACGGCTTTATTGTCACCAGGCTTGTGGAACCACCATCTATAAAAGCTGGTTTGTTTATCAAGAGAAAGTCGAACCATTTCTTTAACTATTGATGTACCTCGAGTGTCCTTTAGCTTAGATAGGTCTTGGCCTTCTAAGTGGGGCCAAAATGGGTGCATGATGCCTTTAGACTGGCGATCAACAATAAAAAGGTAACCACGATCACTATTGAAGCGAATGTCTTTCAGCGCACTTTTAATTACGGATTCAATAACTTCCCTGGGCTGTGATTGATTGTCGTCGTATAGACGAGTTGCGATTCGGTGTGCCTCTTTTAATCGCTCTTTGACGACTTGTTTTAGTTCTGACTCGGTGGTCGATTTCAAGTAGAGAACTTGGCTTTTTGCGACGTCGACTTGGCTTTTAAGCAATTGCTTGTGCTGATCTTTAAATAGTTGTTCAGCTCTCACTAATTGTTTTTGATTAGATAGGTGTGAGTTGTACAGAAATGAAGAAATCAGTACGAGTGAAAAAAGTGCGATAAAGCTAACTGGGAGCCATTTGATCAACGCGATCAGCCGAGTATCTGACGTCATAGTGTTATGAAATACAAAGAAGTTTATTTATTATGTAAAATAATATAACAAAACAAATCATCATTGCGAAGAATAAAAACGTCAAAGATCGCACTTTTCAGATAAACGTACGGTAGATTAATAATAGAAAGGAAAGAAAAAGACAACTTGATAAATCAGTGATTTAGCTAAAAGTGAAAATGCAGCTCTTGGGTGATTTGATATGAAAGGGTGAGCCGTACCTGCTTACGCTGTTCAATTAACCTCCAGTATGTTTAACGTTTTTGATTTCCACCAATTTGTGATGGAAAAAAGCCCATGCAATTGCACGGGCTTGAATGTTTTTAACGCATTTTAGAGCGAGAGAAATGTAATTAGTTAATTACTTTTTCTTCAGCTTGAGCCGCTTGGTCTGCTTGGATAGCCGTTAGAGCTACAGTGTAAACGATATCGTCTACTAGAGCGCCACGAGACAAGTCATTTACTGGCTTGCGCATACCTTGAAGCATTGGACCGATAGACACTAGGTCTGCTGAACGCTGTACAGCTTTGTAAGTCGTGTTACCCGTGTTTAAGTCTGGGAATACGAATACTGTCGCTTTACCTGCAACTGGAGAGTTTGGCGCTTTAGAAGCGGCTACGTTTTCCATGATTGCTGCGTCGTACTGAAGAGGACCGTCGATCACAAGATCAGGACGTTTCGCTTGAGCAAGTTTGGTTGCTTCACGTACTTTATCTACGTCTGCACCTTTACCAGATTCACCAGTAGAGTAAGAGATCATAGCAACGCGAGGGTCGATACCGAATGCCGCAGCAGAATCTGCAGATTGGATAGCGATTTCAGCAAGCTGTTCAGCTGTTGGATCTGGGTTGATCGCACAGTCACCGTATACAAGCACTTGATCAGGCAGAAGCATGAAGAAGATTGAAGATACGATAGAAGCATCAGGAGCCGTTTTGATGATCTGGAACGGAGGAACGATTGTGTTCGCCGTAGTGTGTACAGCACCAGAAACTAGACCGTCAACTTCGCCAGCTTCAAGCATCATAGTACCTAGGAATACTGAATCATCTAGCTTCTCACGAGCAACAACTTCAGTCATACCTTTAGCGCCACGAAGTTCTACTAGACGAGCTACGTAGTTTTCGCGAACTGATGCAGAGTCGATGATCTCAACGCCAGCGCCAAGCTCAACACCTTGCTGTGCAGCAACGCGACGGATTTCTTCTGGGTTACCAAGAAGCACACACGTTGCGATACCGCGCTCAGCACAGATAGCCGCAGCTTTTACTGTACGTGGCTCATCACCTTCAGGAAGAACGATGCGCTTAGCCGCTTTACGAGCAAATTCAGTTAGCTGGTAACGGAATGCTGGTGGGCTTAGACGACGGATGCCTTGAGTACCTTCAGATAGAGAATCAATCCAAGGGCCATCAATGTGGCTTGCAACGTGATCGTTAACGAACTCGATACGCTCTTTATCATCTGCAGGAACTTCTAGGCTGAAGCTCTGTAGGTTAAGAGACGTCTGCCAAGTATTACCTTGAGCTTTGAAGATCGGTAGACCTGAAGCGAATGCTGGTGCACAAAGGTTAGCAACGCTTTCTGGAATGTCGTAACCGCCAGTCAGTAGGATTGCGCCAATCTCAACACCGTTTTTCGCAGCAAGAGCCGCAGCAACGATAACGTCAGGACGGTCTGCAGAAGTTACTAGCAGTGAACCTGGTTTGAAGTGCTCAATCATGTGCGGTAGAGAACGTG harbors:
- the oppB gene encoding oligopeptide ABC transporter permease OppB, coding for MLKFIMKRIFEAIPTMLVLITISFFLMRFAPGNPFSSERPLPPEVMANIEAKYGLDKPVFEQYTTYLTNILQGDFGPSFKYQDYTVNELIAVALPVSAKVGFVAFIFTLIMGVTVGTIAALKHNTWVDYTIMSTAMLGVVMPSFVLAPALIYLFSLHWNIFPAGGWHGGTFAYIVLPVIAMSLLYVATFARITRGSMIETLNSNFIRTARAKGLSYRYIVLKHALKPAMLPVVSYMGPAFVGIITGSVVVETIFGLPGIGKLFVNAAFNRDYSLVMGVTILIGFLFILFNAIVDILLALIDPKIRY
- the oppC gene encoding oligopeptide ABC transporter permease OppC encodes the protein MLKKKENLEAIEKFSESLEIEGRSLWQDARIRFMRNKAAMISLFILTIMVLSVIFLPMLAQHAYDDTDWYAMHVGPNADHWFGTDSLGRDLYVRTMIGGRISLMVGVMGAFVAVLIGTLYGAASGFIGGRTDRVMMRILEILYAVPFMFLVIVLVTFFGRNIVLIFVAIGAIAWLDMARIVRGQTLSLRSKEFIEAAHVCGVSKWKIITRHIVPNVLGIVAVYSTLLIPSMILTESFLSFLGLGVQEPMTSWGALLQEGSQTMEVAIWQLAFPAAFMVVTLFCFNYVGDGLRDALDPKDR
- the oppD gene encoding ABC transporter ATP-binding protein gives rise to the protein MSLLDVKDLRVEFTTQDGIVTAVNDLNFSLNQGETLGIVGESGSGKSQTVFALMGLLAKNGIISGSAKFEGNEILNLPEKELNKVRAEQIAMIFQDPMTSLNPYMKVCDQLMEVLMLHKGMGKAEAFEESVRMLEAVKIPEARKRITMYPHEFSGGMRQRVMIAMALLCRPKLLIADEPTTALDVTIQAQIMELLNELKDEFNTAIIMITHDLGVVAGSCDKVLVMYAGRTMEYGTVDEIFYEPSHPYAEGLLKAIPRLDTEGEILPTIPGNPPNLLRLPTGCPYQDRCHRVMDRCKQEAPILQPFAKDRQRACFSDWETWTK
- the oppF gene encoding murein tripeptide/oligopeptide ABC transporter ATP binding protein OppF; translation: MSKELLLDIKDLKVHFSIAAKSAWPWAKPSNLKAVDGVDVHLYEGETLGVVGESGCGKSTFARAIIGLVEATEGQVMWLGQDLTKMQEVKRRETRKEIQMIFQDPLASLNPRMSVGDIIAEPLETFYPELSKQEVKDRVKEMMAKVGLLPNVINRYPHEFSGGQCQRIGIARALILKPKMIICDEPVSALDVSIQAQVVNLLKELQKELGLSLVFIAHDLSVVKHISDRVLVMYLGNAVELGESDALFSDPKHPYTKALMSAVPIPDPRLERSKTIQMLEGDLPSPINPPSGCVFRTRCPEATEACAQTKPTIQGDDVHAVSCLHVQV
- a CDS encoding glutathione S-transferase family protein; this encodes MGKLVEGVWYDVWYETKESGGKFVREDAGFRHWVENKAGAQFQPESGRYHLYVSLACPWAHRTLIFREIKDLTDHIDVTVVCPDMMSEGWQMGLPEPLFGHTRMHQIYTQAKADYSGRVTVPVLWDKKTNTIVSNESSEIIRMFNSEFNELTGNTDDYYPWELAKKIDEWNDYIYPNINNGVYRTGFATTQEAYEEAYDALFEALDKVDAHLSEHRYLAGNDITEADWRLFTTLVRFDAVYVGHFKCNKQRISDYAHIQGYLKELYQVEGIKETTDFYHIKRHYYYSHTGINPTQVVPKGPYLDLESPHKRSYLI
- a CDS encoding bifunctional diguanylate cyclase/phosphodiesterase, which gives rise to MIKWLPVSFIALFSLVLISSFLYNSHLSNQKQLVRAEQLFKDQHKQLLKSQVDVAKSQVLYLKSTTESELKQVVKERLKEAHRIATRLYDDNQSQPREVIESVIKSALKDIRFNSDRGYLFIVDRQSKGIMHPFWPHLEGQDLSKLKDTRGTSIVKEMVRLSLDKQTSFYRWWFHKPGDNKAVYEKIGYSTYFEPLEWIISSGDYVVDVENDLKQQSLNWLKSLKLPDSDQLFVLDKQGVFLAHESPELVGTKHPMFQSFIQSENALETDQERFVTLGTELANNRSTSTINYVTKIDDWGWYIVGSAYTQAIEQYSIAHKQLTEESLKHDTIELIMYSTAGFATLLILSFYTSNAIARRFTTFQGQIRRDFHKLEQNRKELSYLAHHDSLTGLYNRTALKESFAVIQERNVQNATKIAVLFIDLDDFKNINDAHGHGYGDQLLKNIAQTLQHLTEPNEMYFRFGGDEFIAIIDNLPTAESLTPIINKIKQAIERSYNIAGEALSIKTSIGVSLSPDHADNIEMLISKADMALYFAKRTSKGIIQLFNESISDDIHSKLEIENALNSALDNKELYVHYQPQIGIHSGEVLGVEALCRWQNKKLGFIPPDVFISMAEKTNLINDITFFVAETSMRDISTINNQLGVSLSLSINLSPAVFTHNHLVERFSELAAKYALSPEKIKIEITESVLVEDLQAVTQVMNRFQALGMQVSIDDFGTGYSSLSYIASLPINEIKIDKSFIDTIDTDERQFALVEAITSLASIFNFDLVVEGIETQAQLQSIKQLYCSAVQGYYYSRPVSATGLVKYLELQNQREAFEV
- the pta gene encoding phosphate acetyltransferase, encoding MSRTIMLIPTSAGVGLTSVSMGVLRAMERKGVSVSFYKPIAQPRSGGNQPDLTSTIISANSDIKIGEPIAMTKAEALIGSEKTDELLESVVEQYNKINKDAEVTLIEGLVPTRKHPFANQVNAEIAKTLGAEIVFVATPGTDNPTQLKERIEVACSNFGGTKNKNIKGVIINKLNAPVDEAGRTRPDLSEIFDDADSAQQANLEVMQIFNSSPIRVLGCVPWSIDLIATRAVDMAKHLNAEIINEGEISTRRIKSITFCARSLPHMIEHFKPGSLLVTSADRPDVIVAAALAAKNGVEIGAILLTGGYDIPESVANLCAPAFASGLPIFKAQGNTWQTSLNLQSFSLEVPADDKERIEFVNDHVASHIDGPWIDSLSEGTQGIRRLSPPAFRYQLTEFARKAAKRIVLPEGDEPRTVKAAAICAERGIATCVLLGNPEEIRRVAAQQGVELGAGVEIIDSASVRENYVARLVELRGAKGMTEVVAREKLDDSVFLGTMMLEAGEVDGLVSGAVHTTANTIVPPFQIIKTAPDASIVSSIFFMLLPDQVLVYGDCAINPDPTAEQLAEIAIQSADSAAAFGIDPRVAMISYSTGESGKGADVDKVREATKLAQAKRPDLVIDGPLQYDAAIMENVAASKAPNSPVAGKATVFVFPDLNTGNTTYKAVQRSADLVSIGPMLQGMRKPVNDLSRGALVDDIVYTVALTAIQADQAAQAEEKVIN